The genome window GTTTACTTGCTTCGGTTAGAATTTGTTTGACGACAACTTTTTGGATGATTTCCACTGGACACCTCCACTAGCGATTATGTCCTTATTTTACCATATTTTTTTTGGATTCATCTACTAATGCCTGGAATAATTGTTTACTTTCCGGATCTGTTTGGAACATTAATTCCGGGTGCCACTGAACACCCAAATACCAACTTGGCAAATTGTCCCCTTCGACTGCTTCAATCATTCCATCGGCAGTGCGTGCTGTTACTTTGAAACTAGGTGCTAATTTTTTGATAAATTGGTGATGCAGCGAGTTGACTAATTTTTTATTTGGATGGTGTTTTGCGAGTTCGCTCGTTGGTTCGATATCAATTGTATGGGAGCCGAGTTGTTCATCGACGCGCTGTAAGTGTTGTAAAGCTTTCGTTTCGACTTGGCTAATATCTTGATACAACGAGCCACCTAGCGCCACGTTGACTAGCTGCATCCCACGGCAGATTGCGAAAATAGGTTTTCCAGCGTCTAGGGCTGCTCGAACTAAGGCGATTTCATAGCTGTCCCGCGGTGGAAAATAAGCGCCGATTTCTTGGGATGGTTCTTCTAAATAAAATTGTGGCGTAATGTCTTGTCCACCGGTTAACAGCAAACCATCCACGA of Listeria monocytogenes contains these proteins:
- a CDS encoding gamma-glutamyl-gamma-aminobutyrate hydrolase family protein, with amino-acid sequence MKPVIGITGNRLVKGVDVFYGHRVTYTQQRYVDAIQKVGGFPIALPIDDPSVAVQAISLVDGLLLTGGQDITPQFYLEEPSQEIGAYFPPRDSYEIALVRAALDAGKPIFAICRGMQLVNVALGGSLYQDISQVETKALQHLQRVDEQLGSHTIDIEPTSELAKHHPNKKLVNSLHHQFIKKLAPSFKVTARTADGMIEAVEGDNLPSWYLGVQWHPELMFQTDPESKQLFQALVDESKKNMVK